A genomic region of Sulfobacillus acidophilus DSM 10332 contains the following coding sequences:
- a CDS encoding Peptidyl-tRNA hydrolase (PFAM: Peptidyl-tRNA hydrolase~TIGRFAM: peptidyl-tRNA hydrolase~COGs: COG0193 Peptidyl-tRNA hydrolase~HAMAP: Peptidyl-tRNA hydrolase~InterPro IPR001328~KEGG: opr:Ocepr_1937 peptidyl-tRNA hydrolase~PFAM: Peptidyl-tRNA hydrolase~PRIAM: Aminoacyl-tRNA hydrolase~SPTR: Peptidyl-tRNA hydrolase;~TIGRFAM: Peptidyl-tRNA hydrolase), with the protein MIRLIVGLGNPGPDYVNTRHNVGFMVLDAYARHRGLRFRLGRYGYLADSDQGWLMKPMTFMNLSGDAVGPFVRRYRLTPDQVLVVHDDLDLPLGRIRIRAHGSSGGHNGIKSIIQALGTDRFPRMRLGISRPPASMPVIDWVLAPFSADERRVLQDTIARAVEALDGIGQEGLEWAMSRYNG; encoded by the coding sequence ATGATTCGACTGATTGTGGGGCTAGGCAATCCCGGGCCGGATTACGTCAATACGCGCCATAATGTGGGATTTATGGTTCTCGACGCGTATGCCCGCCATCGGGGGCTTCGCTTTCGGCTGGGACGCTACGGGTACCTGGCGGACAGCGACCAAGGATGGCTGATGAAACCGATGACGTTTATGAATTTGTCCGGCGACGCGGTCGGACCGTTTGTCCGACGGTATCGGCTCACGCCGGATCAGGTGCTGGTCGTCCATGACGACTTGGATTTGCCGCTCGGTCGCATCCGGATTCGGGCGCACGGGTCGAGTGGGGGCCACAACGGAATCAAGTCGATCATTCAAGCCTTGGGGACGGATCGCTTTCCGCGGATGCGCCTCGGTATCTCCCGGCCGCCGGCGTCGATGCCGGTGATTGACTGGGTGTTAGCCCCCTTTTCGGCGGACGAGAGACGGGTGTTACAAGATACGATTGCGCGGGCGGTCGAGGCTCTGGACGGCATCGGTCAGGAGGGGCTGGAATGGGCCATGAGCCGGTATAACGGCTAA
- a CDS encoding hypothetical protein (PFAM: Protein of unknown function (DUF2757)): MVRYECRRCGRRLGVYHGAWTDPELGLTGLSSVDQAQLLEWDDQGAVVTVKVLCDHCLPLPWDDNLWYN; encoded by the coding sequence ATGGTGCGCTATGAATGTCGCCGGTGCGGCCGGCGTCTCGGCGTCTATCACGGAGCCTGGACGGATCCGGAATTGGGGCTTACCGGACTTTCGTCGGTGGATCAAGCGCAGTTGCTGGAATGGGACGACCAGGGAGCCGTCGTGACGGTAAAAGTTTTGTGTGACCATTGTTTGCCGCTGCCGTGGGACGATAACCTATGGTATAACTAG